Sequence from the Zeugodacus cucurbitae isolate PBARC_wt_2022May chromosome 5, idZeuCucr1.2, whole genome shotgun sequence genome:
aagagccttttcaagtagtggtattttgattaatttatttgtataaaatcgcttactgtgacaaaactataatagtcgcgacgttttttgtagataatgataagttctacaaaattgtagtatatcactttgttatatcttcaatcgttttcgcagcattcgcgattaaagaaatttttttttggttttttacattatcgTAGTTTTGGTATGGaaccttatttttttaaaactaaatatagcctatgtcactcagggatagtatatgtagctttccaacggtgaaagaatttttcaaatcggtacagtagtttcggagcctattcgagacaaacaaacaaaaaaatttcctttcctctttataatattagtatagatatgtacataacgaaccaatgaagatagtgtaataaaactttacacaaatactgtatgtgatcagtatcagatcataacttgtgaaaaaaaaatttgaaatcggactataacttttcgatgcgcggatatcgaatatgaagaattcagtgccctagggtaatttttcaccgaaaatatcggtaaatctctcagatatctcaatttaattcagagggaatctttttcttctaatagtgtgtctctgtaccaaaaatggttaaaatcggatcaggaatcatatagtatatatgatgattttcgttattcgtcaaatttgtgttatcttaaaaaaactatatcaataaattgcgagagtataaaatgttcgtttgcacccgaacttagcctttccttacttgttgaaatataaaactgtttttttttttcactttataaactgtccttacttgttgatatataaaactgtttaattaaagtctttagttttgttttaatttttacactGTTCATATTTCAACAATAATATGCATTAGTTATGTGGTCGTACGATTATACAAAATTACACATTGATACTAAATGTTACGCATTTGTGTAGAATTCGTAAATTGTTGGTAAAACATATTGGGTTTTTAacgttatattaataatttttcatatcactaatttaactcatttattgtatttgcagCTACCACCTATTTTAGGAATTTGGGGAGAAATGGGGCTCGATGAAGTTACATTTTCTTgtactattttaaagaaaaatgaaaaatctataaaaaaaactctGTTTCTGATTGGATTTCTGCTGCCATGTATTGTAATAATTGTCTCATATTCATGCATTTACCTAACAGTTTTGcggcaaaaaagaaaaatggaaaCCCATCGAAACTATAAAGTTGCATCGAATGAATCAGTATTTACCTCTAGAAAACAGAAAGAGGATAACAGGTTAACAGTAATGATGGTTTCTATTTTCGGCTGCTTTCTTGGTTGTTTTTTACCATTAATGCTGGCTAATGTTGTGGATGACGAAAGAAAAACTAATTACCCTTGGTTTCACATAATGGCATCAGTAATGGCATGGGCGTCGAGCGTGATTAATCCAGTTATATACGCAGCAAGTAACAGAAATTACaggtaattaaatatatatgtattattaaaaaaccATCTCCTGAATTCTACTTTGTAAGGTTTGTTGAAATAATAtggtttatgttttttaaaaattgtgcaatttttgttttagttaagTAGCAGTATTTTTGCTCTTCAATAACTTAACCAAATCTTAACTCCTTTTTTAATTCGCGTACAGTATTACCTTCTTAAAATAAGTTATTACAGTGTACCATTCATCTTGGGTTCAAGTTCGCTGATGTCTCTCTATCTATTTTACCTATCCATAGATTTAGAATCGCCTACTTAAAActtcttaaataaaaactataatattactAAGTTAAGTgtacacaaaaaagaaaatatcaaaattttcttACAGACATCGTACAgtaaacatacacatataattatataatttcagtgaatttttttaaaattcatgaAGAGCCCTTAAAATGTTTTAGAACGCTCGACATTTTCTATACCATCATATGATCTTTTCTAAACGTTGCATCAAGATTCTTTTCGTGGTTGCATTTCACAAataatagtggtactcatttaacgttgcaattatataaaaatagtaaatttgcaatatggcaacatAAGTTAAATGAGCGCAtttggcaatattgtggtaatatcagctgattgtgaattaattgtaagcatgccatgaatgccactgaaaaaggtctcgcatatttgcaagattgtcgtaaaataaaattcatgtaaaaaataacagctgttttacgatattgtaattttgcgatgttgtcatacgtttacgacgttaaatgaataccactaatatatttataatattttatcaaaattaaatactttttatatttctgcaGGATTGCATATTACAACACACTaaagcatttaaaattttggggTAAGCCGTTGTCATCAATCCACAGCAGAAGTGTACATCCCAgtaaaaatgaagattttaCCGGACCAATTAGGAGCATACCTTTGTTTCAAGTCACCAGCGAGAAAAATGTGAATAATTTGTGCCAAACATACTCAGTATAAGAAATAATAACCgattattagtattatttacttatatttataaaatacataaaatttttttgttttattttatcttatataGCGTATTGTCTTGCCAATAGagatattaaaacatttaatctaTGTTTTATTGAACACAAAACCTGCCAACgcagttttcgacaattttaggACAATGATACCATAGTATCTGTACACCTAGATTATTCCCATTTAATCATTGGTTCTGAATTAACGGAAATATCGCACAACGGAAAGTTTAAATTCGGGTTTGAAAGGTGTTTCGAcgtttggaagaagcgctggtatAAGtgaataatatcgaatgggaactattttgaaggcgacattATGTAGacgatttaaaaataactattttttgtttttttttttttttcaaaagaataAAGTTTTTAGGAACTTATAGTTAGTTTAAGActacaaaaatattcgattttttgaaaatcctaggAGCTATAATAATTatagtccgaccgattaatcggccttggcatcggcatcggtcaTATTTGGCCTATTCTTTCGAATGTTACTTAAATCAATGTTTtgcttttatgtttttgatttctttaaagcttaTAATATGAAGTATTTTATTCAccttataaaacacagttttATTCATATTTGGCTCAACCAATAATTCCTTGCGATAATAATATGCAGTCTagtaaatattgtatgtatgtgattggcgaaATTGGCGAAATTGCTTCTTTCAGACAGTCCCATTGGTGACAGAATAGGCTCAAATTAAGTTTTGCCGTAGAAAGttagctcaaaataaattattctctGGCAAATCCATCAAATGCTTAAGAATACAAaggttttagtacggcaacaacgAATTTGTGTATACGACTTGTTGTCAAAACATAACTGTATTATTTTGCTTGCACtgtctattatttttatttggtaagATTTTTACgtttaattgttaaattagGTTTTGTtaacaattgaaatattgtattttacgtttaataatGGATTttgatgagttttttttttattgaagaagTGCGTAATTGGCCACTTCTGTACGATCTGGGACATGTAGCATTTAACAGTTTAAGAAAAAAGGAATACGCTTGGAAGTAGTTTGCAGTTTACATGAAATTGGTGGAGCAAATTATGGAATTTTATCTTCTATTCTATCGTCCAATTTATTAATAGAATTGGAGTGCAAGATAAGGTGGAAGAGAATGGAGCAAATCACTTCCAGAAATAGGGCCAAAACACcaagaaaaaatggaaatatttggaACCAATATCTTTTTTTGGATAATCAGGGGTGTTGTggaatccaagacagatttgctgaatgtcagaatagcaaaccaattctgattttcattggtgtcacagaatctgattggattttcgtCTTTTTTGAATATAAGCAAACCAACATTCgaatcaagaatgatagaagacaagattacgacaggcgtttacagttagcttttttgggttttaagttcctgttgagtgacaactttcacgacctcgaacacgcgagcaaaacaaaattgcactgtggtacaaaacaataaaaccaaaacaaagagctgaagtcaaggctagtgcttaattattatttaaaattctaagtgaaaaatgtattaacttgaaaaagaagtccgcaatggcggaattaaacaacagtagtacaaaaaagtcgtctataaagaatttttttcacttttccaaccaacaaaaaagttgacaaaatggcgaactttttgtaacaaaacatataattttaattataaatatgcattattatattggatcattttataaatgaagattttaagaattacgttcattgtgatattttatctgcacattattcaatttggttcactatgtttcacatttccgttttccatttgacaattcttctgttgcctattcccattggtgggtcgtgaacgcttcagcctgtcgtaattttgtcttctatcattcttgattcgaatcagctgttctgctatttattcatgCGGAAAATTAGCAAGACATTTCTTTGGAATTGTAATCACataattagttcaaaatattcattaaacccaataaatataattaaaatgagaaattatttccgcttttattttatttggcaatgaaagtaTCGCAAACGTTGTTTAACTTTTATGTAAAAGGTTATATATCTCCatgatctaatctgaattacTTACCCTGTAAACTTCttagaatattttgattttttccattgaattcaataattacgtcatttagcgttcttatcttattttttaataataattatatattttccaaagcgttttaacggcaagtaaaaataaatttgaacaaaatatgtTAAATCTGTCAGCCCTGAAACTGTTGGTTGGTTTCTGATAGTTAaaccgataaaattggtttcaatgacacctaaaaccaataaaatttctAATTCGAACATAAAAGTACTCTTTCACACGGGTCAATTCCTGTTGCaaattctcgggcgattctcttttgctgtcgcccattgcgttcacacgaggaatttttcaaatcattttctcaacttcttgtacgcatcgtttctaaacaaaaatatattttattaactaattCTTATCGTTATTCTCTATTTTCTAACatagtattataattatattatgcatttttctatatgtatttgcaattacatacaaaaaatctataatatagaaatgaatcgctaaatgtgttgctaagtgCATAACTCGAACAAAGCTGAATCGATTTCTCTAATTCTTTTCTTAGAATATACCGTGAAGTACAAGAGTGGTTCTTacgatgaaaaattaaaaaggttggctgaaaaagtctaaaatccacacttttctaatctcccatacaaacaatttgtattctacaaatatacaaatgaatttcTGTTCGTAAGTCTCGCAAAAGTCGTGAACGGCCGCACCGATCTGACTAATTTAGTCTTGGAATATTCGAACATGGccaagaaaggtttagaaagtaagtaaatatagtaaaatagggaggaagataataataactgaattttatttgagtttacaacaaaaataaaacaaaaaataataatattttgaaggttgtcattgttgctttgttaaaatatttttgttattgtccaattgtataaggttgtgtcggtGGATTTTtcacaagtaaggaaagttcaggtgtaaccgatcattttatactctcgcaatttattgatgtaattttattaagataactcacaatactgacccatatattcataaagaccaatagaataacgaaaatgctcatatatagtatatgcaggctgaggtaattcgtgaaccgatttcactcattttcaccatcaaagtataacaaaaataagGGCAACTTGACACCTGTTATAGGCACACAAACTGTACATTCGGTTGTTAGATATTGGAAATGGTAAggtcacagttgacacctcgacggATTAAtcacatttccaacagatttctgtcacttcacaaactcgaaagaggagcttatacATCGTGTTTTACTggatataaaacaacaatataatacccataattggctgagtgaacgaCCAATATTGGTGGCAAAAAAACAAAGGTGTCGTCgatgtcaatgcgacaatttagtatttcgttccaggagagctgacacagctacaaatcaggatgacgtagtcaactatccgaaagaatttttataatcattggaattgcctggactatcaccacttaattttcatttaaaagatGTATTAGTTGGCAACTAATatgctgtataacataaatcaGCCTCGACTTTGTAATGGAACAacactggctgtgaagaagctattcaatatcgtcatcgaagccaagattgagccaattttgtatttactcatTTGTTGCACACTTCAATATAAGattaataaatacaaagttTAACAAACTATGTTGATTTGCATCAATCATTTCCAAATttaccggctataacgttttcatctttatgcaaaataattttttcactaCATTGAAAAACTTACTTAGTTAATGTATACCTTAATAAGttttcaggacacgataatattactccaaaaatgttaattgagttgccaaatattgctatatcagtgctctctttgctctttaatgcaattcttggtttcgggtactaaccaatttcgtggaaaaagtcgcagatcatcataatagataaacctggaaaagacttaatacaaccatcttcctacagaccaataagtctcttaccatgtctttccaaaatattcgaaaaagttttactatcaaaaatttctcctttcctccacgaaaataatataataccaacccatcaattcgggtttcgtgctaaacatggcacagtagagcaagtgaatagaattacaaacgaaatcaggaaagcattcgagcacagagagtactgttcagctatttttctcgatgtagctcaggcgttcgataaggtctggcatgaaggccttttatggaaaatcaaaaacgttttccttacgaattgcataaaacattggagtcatatttaagaaataggaaatttacagttaaagtagcagattttatatcagaagaacgagcaataagggccggtgtacctcagggcagtgcattaggccctactctgtacataatatataagcagacattccaatagctaataacgtattgacatccacttttgcagatgacacagccatagtaagccgaaacaaatgccccattagagcatcaagagtattagaggagcacttaactagtgtcgaagaatggctagccagctggcgtataaaaattaatgagcaaaaatgcaagcatgttacattttctctaagaccagaaacatgtcggacagttataataaacaatgtattagtaccctaAGCGAATGAATTAACTTTATCTtgggatcgaaggcttacgtggcggaaacatatagcgagtaaagtaacttgcatgaagttaagagcagcaaatttaaattggcttctaaacaaaaattctaaacttagcctagacaacaaagtcctgttatacaatgcaatcataaaaccgatttggatgtatggtattcaactgtggggtacgacctgtgcaaccaacattgatataatttagagattccaatctaaaatgcttagaacaataacgggttcaccatggtacatgcgtaatgaaaatatccataaggatcttgatattcctatggtaaagaaggaaatagaggacagcagaaagaaatatatttctaaacttcgtgaacatccaaacccattgggaaatgccttggtacattccaatcaaactcgtttcaaaagaagagatctacctgcctactaaagagcaacgttctaccaaaaagctcaaacacattcttgagcttacttagttgtaaatagatttaagattttaatacttattgttaggctttaaacaaagcagattcaataaataaagaaatattgaaaaaaaatgtataccttagccacaagtGTGCCTGTATGTgtatcaaaatttcaaatatattatatacattaattttaaaatgtgcgcaaatgcaacgctgttacgaataagaaccAGTGATCTGCAGCATggataatatgatacgaaactcttctcttttgcttgttgagagagcccatgaactcatttttgatgttggcaacaaagccagatcatgggctactggacagctgacagtcaaaatcacgagctaccactaagaatcccgcagaaataaatgacgtttttgtacgataagttttttgttatttttgaattactattaacttttatttaaatggagttAATATGTGTACACTATTTAGGAAACGGTGGCTATTTGTACGaaagtaatatatgtacattctttAACAGTGTTAAATGCCatttacgtaaatacatatctgggtacaaattttctcttaaacttttatagaatatattaaggtgtttatttgtatataaaatataaataaatatatgttactcAATTAAACTaagctaaatttttgtttatgttgacttataatatgtacgatttttaattattataatattttattatttttatgtgtagatgtttattgttcatcttaaaatat
This genomic interval carries:
- the Tre1 gene encoding protein trapped in endoderm-1 isoform X1 — translated: MFERMFTQVVLKVRFFRVHKKRMGENIIYPHAATLFAAICASIFAITGIFGNLITIIALLKCPKIRVHATTAFILSLSVSDLLFCSFSLPLTAVRFYEEKWTFGDSLCKIFPVIFYGNVAVSLLSMVGITLNRYILIAFHSIYVQIYKRKYILLQLLFIWSTSFLLLLPPILGIWGEMGLDEVTFSCTILKKNEKSIKKTLFLIGFLLPCIVIIVSYSCIYLTVLRQKRKMETHRNYKVASNESVFTSRKQKEDNRLTVMMVSIFGCFLGCFLPLMLANVVDDERKTNYPWFHIMASVMAWASSVINPVIYAASNRNYRIAYYNTLKHLKFWGKPLSSIHSRSVHPSKNEDFTGPIRSIPLFQVTSEKNVNNLCQTYSV
- the Tre1 gene encoding protein trapped in endoderm-1 isoform X2, coding for MGENIIYPHAATLFAAICASIFAITGIFGNLITIIALLKCPKIRVHATTAFILSLSVSDLLFCSFSLPLTAVRFYEEKWTFGDSLCKIFPVIFYGNVAVSLLSMVGITLNRYILIAFHSIYVQIYKRKYILLQLLFIWSTSFLLLLPPILGIWGEMGLDEVTFSCTILKKNEKSIKKTLFLIGFLLPCIVIIVSYSCIYLTVLRQKRKMETHRNYKVASNESVFTSRKQKEDNRLTVMMVSIFGCFLGCFLPLMLANVVDDERKTNYPWFHIMASVMAWASSVINPVIYAASNRNYRIAYYNTLKHLKFWGKPLSSIHSRSVHPSKNEDFTGPIRSIPLFQVTSEKNVNNLCQTYSV